One genomic window of Prochlorococcus marinus str. NATL2A includes the following:
- a CDS encoding cytochrome c biogenesis CcdA family protein, translated as MESLFLNISHINLIFSDLTRHGEQLINNGLNNPTPLTILIVFTGGLLTSLGPCSLSLLPITVAYLAGFKNNQNPLQKTISFCSGIVFSLVVLGSLSGFLGKIYGQLPGFFSIFISFLAIIMGLNLLGILKFSLPSGPDPEIWKNKVPSAFAPVSAGFAFGLASSPCTTPVLAVLLAWVAKQGNPLSGTIFLGSFAIGQIVPLFVAGTFAASIPKLLSLRPIGKWVPPISGVILLTIGLISLLSIWI; from the coding sequence GTGGAAAGTCTCTTTTTGAACATTTCTCATATAAATTTAATTTTCTCTGATTTGACTCGTCATGGCGAGCAGTTAATTAATAATGGGCTCAATAATCCAACTCCCCTAACAATTCTGATAGTTTTCACTGGAGGACTCTTGACTAGCTTGGGGCCCTGTTCATTATCACTTTTACCAATCACAGTTGCTTATTTAGCTGGATTTAAAAATAACCAAAACCCTTTACAAAAAACGATTAGTTTCTGCAGCGGTATAGTTTTTTCACTAGTTGTATTAGGAAGTCTAAGCGGGTTCTTAGGAAAAATTTATGGTCAATTACCAGGTTTCTTTTCAATATTCATTAGTTTTTTAGCAATAATTATGGGTCTTAATCTGCTTGGGATTTTGAAATTCTCACTTCCATCTGGTCCTGACCCTGAAATTTGGAAAAATAAAGTTCCTTCTGCATTCGCTCCAGTTTCAGCAGGTTTTGCTTTTGGATTAGCATCATCGCCCTGCACTACTCCTGTTCTTGCAGTTCTTCTCGCTTGGGTTGCCAAACAAGGAAATCCTCTAAGCGGCACGATTTTTCTTGGAAGTTTTGCGATTGGACAAATTGTTCCTTTATTTGTAGCAGGTACATTTGCAGCAAGTATTCCAAAATTATTATCGTTGCGACCTATTGGGAAATGGGTTCCACCAATTAGCGGAGTCATTTTGTTAACCATTGGTCTAATAAGCCTACTTTCTATTTGGATATAA